One genomic segment of Brachionichthys hirsutus isolate HB-005 chromosome 13, CSIRO-AGI_Bhir_v1, whole genome shotgun sequence includes these proteins:
- the sdc3 gene encoding syndecan-3, which produces MDTKGQTWSPSIDDEGSTADEFYDDEDLYSGSGSGFPDIRMRPTAVGVSFTTEEPLLLSTTQATSPAPSASPAAEPSPNPEDAAATATTLLPTEADGESGVFWEREKELEKEREEEREGGKEQERQRELEKESEKQLERERERERERERVREMEREREREREREREREREREQEKERERQRERELEREKELEQIRAAAKTTAAPESPAAAPVATTNPAAPSAGSDDLSTTEEDDVYLSPEPTSFYPGLDAESTTEEDAVATTEPPPEPSTDAPTTTTVRTRVPFRTRVPMATATQAAPTERTSNAPQPTTTQEANNDVGAAGPSGDFEIHDDRRNDLGRGLMPAEPDLVGNTVDGGSSAAQLPQKNILERKEVLIAVIVGGVVGAMFAAFLVMLLVYRMKKKDEGSYTLEEPKQATVTYQKPDKQEEFYA; this is translated from the exons ATGGACACAAAG GGACAGACCTGGTCGCCCTCTATCGATGACGAAGGCTCGACGGCAGACGAGTTCTACGACGATGAGGATCTCTACTCGGGCTCCGGCTCtggct tTCCTGATATCAGAATGAGGCCGACAGCAGTGGGCGTGTCCTTCACCACCGAAgaacccctcctcctctccaccaccCAGGCcactagccccgccccctccgcctCACCTGCGGCTGAGCCGAGCCCCAACCCGGAGGatgccgccgccaccgccaccaccctGCTGCCAACCGAGGCTGATGGAGAGAGTGGGGTGTTCTGGGAAAGGGaaaaggagctggagaaggaaagagaggaagagagagagggggggaaagaGCAAGAGAGGCAGAGGGAATTGGAGAAGGAGAGCGAGAAACAGttggagagggagcgagagagggaaagagagagggaacgAGTCCgggagatggagagggagagggagagggagagagaacgtGAGCGAGAGAGGGAACGTGAGcgagagcaggagaaggagagagagagacagagagagcgtgagcttgaaagagagaaagagttgGAGCAAATCAGGGCTGCTGCCAAAACCACCGCCGCCCCTGAATCCCCTGCCGCCGCCCCCGTGGCGACCACCAACCCCGCAGCACCCTCCGCTGGTTCGGATGACCTgagcaccacagaagaagacgaCGTCTACCTGTCGCCCGAGCCCACGTCGTTTTACCCCGGCCTCGACGCGGAATCCACCACAGAGGAAGACGCGGTAGCCACAACAGAGCCCCCGCCGGAACCCTCGACAGACGCACCCACAACCACCACCGTCAGGACCAGGGTTCCCTTCAGGACCAGGGTTCCCATGGCGACCGCCACCCAGGCAGCTCCCACAGAGAGAACAAGCAACGCGCCGCAGCCCACGACCACACAG GAGGCTAACAACGACGTGGGCGCTGCAGGGCCGAGCGGAGATTTCGAGATCCACGACGATCGGCGTAACGATCTCGGCCGGGGCTTGATGCCGGCGGAGCCCGACCTGGTTGGCAACACGGTGGACGGAGGGAGCTCTGCTGCACAGCTGCCGCAGAAGAACAtcctggagaggaaggaggtcTTGATAG cggTGATCGTGGGAGGCGTGGTTGGAGCGATGTTTGCTGCCTTCCTGGTGATGCTGCTGGTGtacaggatgaagaagaaggacGAGGGCAGCTACACGCTGGAGGAGCCCAAACAGGCCACCGTCACCTACCAGAAACCAGACAAGCAGGAGGAGTTTTACGCATAA
- the matn1 gene encoding cartilage matrix protein: MTPTLPMILLLLLGLFGAQATPPADLRMAAAMAAGLCKTRPTDIVFIVDSSRSVRPSEFEQVKVFLAKVIEGLDVGLNATRVGVVNYASRVKNEVSLKTHRSKAGLIKAVTKIEPLSTGTMTGLAIQFALNVGFSESEGARVKSRDINKVAIIVTDGRPQDNVKEVAQRARDAGIEIFAIGVGRVDMSTLRQMASHPLDDHVDYVESYSVIEKLTKKFQEAFCVSDLCATGDHDCGQVCISSPGSYKCACKDGFTLMADGRSCSACSNSATDVVFLIDGSKSVRPENFELVKKWINQIIDKLDVSESKAHVGLVQYSSSVRQEFPLGRHNNKKDLKDAVKKMAYMERGTMTGQALRYLTDNSFGAGQGARPGVAKVGIVFTDGRSQDYIGDAAKKAKEHGFKMYAVGVGNAVEGELKEIASEPTGEHYFYTADFKAMTQIAKKLQINICQEDDPCECDTLVKFQKKVEDALQALTKKLESMSKRLALLENKIV, from the exons ATGACGCCTACCCTGCCGatgatcctgctgctgctgctcggcctCTTTGGGGCTCAAGCCACCCCGCCCGCAGACCTCCGCATGGCCGCCGCCATGG CGGCAGGTTTGTGCAAAACCCGTCCGACCGACATCGTGTTCATCGTCGACAGCAGCCGGAGCGTCCGTCCTTCAGAGTTCGAGCAGGTCAAGGTCTTCCTGGCCAAAGTCATCGAGGGGCTTGATGTCGGACTCAACGCCACCCGGGTGGGGGTGGTGAACTACGCCAGCCGTGTTAAGAACGAG GTGTCACTGAAGACACACCGCAGCAAAGCCGGGCTGATTAAGGCCGTGACCAAGATCGAGCCCTTGTCCACCGGAACGATGACCGGTCTGGCCATCCAGTTCGCCCTGAACGTGGGCTTCAGCGAGAGCGAGGGCGCTCGCGTCAAATCTCGCGACATCAACAAG GTTGCCATCATCGTGACAGACGGACGTCCCCAAGACAACGTGAAGGAAGTGGCTCAGCGTGCTCGGGATGCTGGCATTGAGATCTTCGCCATTGGCGTGGGCCGCGTGGACATGAGCACGTTGAGGCAGATGGCCAGCCACCCGCTGGACGACCACGTGGACTACGTGGAGAGCTACAGCGTTATCGAGAAGCTCACCAAGAAGTTCCAGGAGGCCTTCTGtg tgtcagaCCTGTGTGCGACTGGAGATCATGACTGTGGACAGGTATGCATCAGCAGCCCCGGATCGTACAAGTGCGCCTGCAAAGACGGCTTTACCCTCATGGCCGACGGTCGCAGCTGCAGCG cctgcagcaactcggccaCAGACGTGGTATTCCTGATCGACGGCTCAAAGAGCGTCCGTCCGGAGAACTTTGAGCTGGTCAAAAAATGGATCAACCAGATCATCGACAAACTGGACGTTTCCGAAAGCAAGGCTCACGTTGGACTGGTGCAGTATTCCAGCTCGGTCAGACAG GAGTTCCCACTGGGAcgccacaacaacaaaaaagacctGAAGGACGCCGTGAAGAAGATGGCTTACATGGAGAGGGGAACCATGACGGGCCAGGCTCTCCGATACCTGACGGACAACAGCTTCGGCGCCGGCCAGGGCGCCCGACCCGGAGTCGCAAAGGTCGGCATCGTGTTCACCGACGGGCGCAGCCAAGACTACATCGGCGACGCCGCCAAGAAGGCCAAGGAGCACG GTTTCAAGATGTACGCTGTCGGAGTGGGCAACGCCGTGGAGGGCGAGCTGAAAGAGATCGCCTCCGAGCCGACCGGGGAGCACTACTTCTACACCGCCGACTTCAAGGCGATGACCCAGATCGCCAAGAAGCTGCAGATTAACATCTGCCAAG aggacGATCCTTGCGAATGCGACACGCTTGTCAAGTTCCAAAAGAAAGTTGAAGATGCCCTACAGGCACTCACGAAAAAAT TAGAGAGCATGTCGAAGAGGCTCGCCTTGCTGGAGAACAAAATTGTCTGA